One genomic window of Pelagicoccus enzymogenes includes the following:
- a CDS encoding PQQ-binding-like beta-propeller repeat protein, translated as MVWAKKLGWLAAAFVLLANSIFAASGDELWSFETGDQIFGSPTLDRNGNVYFGSRDNFVYALTGEGELRWSFEAGDWVDSSPTLSFDEKTLYFGSWDNKMYAVSAESGALQWSFEAKNLIVASPSLDAQGNLFFGASDGFFYSLTAQGELRWFYFVGEEMDSSPAIDGSGNVYVGAFDGQLYSFSNTGELRWSYATGLDVEEGDRRIKSPPTIGENEAVYVGGGDGRLYALTLDGQLLWQFQAPEKVDTGIAVREDGSLVFGSRDGFVYALDENGVYLWESYVGDIFYSTPAVDREGGIYVGSYVGNGVSGISALSESGELVWESLVLGYIDSSPLLSGEGRLYYGSYDGAFRAIEADVQPAISVWNRFGAGRANQSLFIDFLLSQDFEAWLAEEGLESYKANPYSDLDGDGFTLFEEYYFGGNPSLPDASLLAFQWTGADLQLQFVRLDQAVSPYVFHLEISSDLKAWMPVEAVTEVMLEESVAGESRYDKVQLVLPQGASGSAFYRLRVF; from the coding sequence ATGGTTTGGGCAAAGAAGTTGGGATGGCTTGCGGCTGCGTTTGTTTTGTTGGCGAATTCGATTTTTGCAGCTTCAGGCGATGAGCTTTGGAGCTTCGAGACGGGCGACCAGATTTTTGGGTCGCCGACCCTAGACCGGAACGGCAATGTCTATTTCGGAAGCCGTGACAACTTTGTATACGCCTTGACGGGAGAGGGGGAGCTCCGTTGGAGCTTCGAGGCAGGGGATTGGGTCGACTCTTCGCCGACCTTGAGCTTTGACGAGAAGACGCTCTACTTCGGATCCTGGGACAACAAGATGTATGCCGTGTCCGCGGAGTCGGGCGCCCTGCAGTGGTCTTTCGAGGCCAAGAACCTGATCGTGGCCTCTCCGTCCTTGGACGCGCAGGGGAATTTGTTTTTTGGGGCCTCGGACGGTTTTTTCTATTCGCTGACCGCGCAAGGCGAACTGCGCTGGTTCTACTTTGTGGGAGAGGAAATGGATTCGTCTCCTGCGATTGATGGATCGGGCAACGTCTACGTCGGAGCCTTCGACGGGCAACTGTACTCGTTCTCCAACACGGGAGAATTGCGCTGGAGCTACGCCACCGGGTTGGATGTGGAGGAAGGGGACCGACGTATCAAGTCTCCTCCTACCATTGGCGAGAACGAAGCTGTCTATGTAGGAGGCGGGGACGGACGGCTGTATGCGCTGACGCTTGACGGGCAGTTGCTATGGCAGTTTCAGGCTCCGGAGAAGGTGGACACCGGGATTGCGGTCCGGGAGGACGGAAGCCTGGTTTTCGGAAGTCGCGATGGCTTCGTTTACGCTCTCGACGAAAACGGGGTCTACCTTTGGGAGAGCTATGTGGGAGACATCTTTTATTCCACGCCTGCGGTGGACCGGGAAGGCGGTATTTACGTGGGATCCTACGTTGGAAATGGAGTGAGCGGGATCAGCGCTCTCTCGGAAAGTGGTGAGCTGGTATGGGAGTCATTGGTTCTTGGATACATCGACTCTTCTCCCCTGCTCAGTGGGGAGGGCCGCTTGTACTATGGTTCCTATGACGGCGCCTTCAGGGCGATCGAAGCAGACGTTCAGCCAGCGATATCCGTTTGGAACCGATTCGGGGCCGGACGGGCAAACCAATCCCTCTTCATCGATTTTCTGCTGAGCCAGGATTTTGAAGCGTGGCTGGCCGAAGAGGGCTTGGAATCCTACAAGGCGAATCCCTATTCCGATCTGGATGGAGATGGTTTCACTCTCTTTGAAGAGTACTATTTTGGGGGCAATCCATCTCTGCCGGACGCAAGCCTGCTCGCCTTCCAGTGGACGGGCGCGGACTTGCAGCTGCAGTTCGTTCGGCTGGACCAAGCGGTGAGCCCTTACGTTTTTCATCTGGAAATTTCCAGTGACTTGAAGGCATGGATGCCGGTCGAAGCGGTGACCGAGGTGATGCTGGAGGAAAGCGTCGCAGGTGAATCCCGCTACGACAAGGTCCAGCTGGTCCTGCCCCAAGGTGCCTCGGGGAGCGCTTTCTATCGGTTGCGGGTTTTTTAG
- a CDS encoding adenosylcobalamin-dependent ribonucleoside-diphosphate reductase: MNSLDVTDPRSETCLDVGFGQTLLLDPREDLLGGLTIERVFTTDGRNPYETITWERRDVVIMDWKTGKPSYERKGVEVPSFWAENALKITASKYLFGRDPETPEYEDSLRHAFDRISNTYTVWGWRHGYFATEADALAYNHELKYLLAFQMWAPNSPVWFNIGHWEQWRWGRPDLRKSMENRGNRAFKAILPEDAVDDTNLEVREVSNAYIHPQASACFLMGIEDSMEKILSHQIAEGGVFSSGSGIGVNLSSIRSSKEPIAGKGFASGPISFDKGFDRMAGAIKSGGKTRRAARMVLLFADHPDIFEFISTKNQQEDIGKIVLREHNVSVALKKKAEEYAVKGSPAERMAARIVLDMPMVTDRQYDAGMDDLLYGETLGHQNANHSVSLKGDFWKAYQTKGEYATRWVSDPTKVEDTFKAESILDAIAECVWHNAEPGTHNNDFINIWNPVKSDGDISTSNPCSEYLHLNFTSCNLSSFNVFRFYDRDAKQMKVEELQKAIRLAMIAADLNVEEGGFPIPEIAAGTYRYRTTGIGYANVGGLLMALGIPYDSDEGRLIASQLVSLLTSTCWKASAEMGQELGAYPRFESTESDLREVLELHKAVQDLSGAFSAGKDIEKEAESIFKRSGSRLPIAQGLTALDVLRGYAKSFENHSVDAPVIAQQLQDVNAATWSEVVAAKRFRNSFTTVMAPTGTISAPMGVYDEGTTSAEPDYTLVKYKNLSGGGMLKMFNTLALEGLRTQGYTTQQVCEAALEVAGLDGLYTACGASMARVVKHLRQFIDESQIGPIRHQLNELIGFKMGDISKLEAYLTELREKGQNGSAEPEEAVVLAGASHVEDIPWLKPEHVAAFDCSATSGSGTRSILAKGHMRMLGAIQPFLSGATSKTVNLPYSATREDIKQCLVDCHEMGVKCVALYRADSKGISVFNVDTPEGRKWNPEYVWNKLVEGVREQVGEIVKEASKPRRVRLPGRRISQTLKFEVGGGLMEGFLTVGIYPDGSCGEVFGRVGQAGSFANGMFESFCKAFSISLQYGVPLSSLIESFRYTAFDPSGFTKVGDQDGVADQIKTCKSVVDAMMQILQWLFPESNGEKLIDFAGAPAPAVAAQNGAVTIKPADPDGIKSSLFKSIQNKSAESCPKCGSMAYVHDGKCRSCRDCGFKDGGCGE, encoded by the coding sequence ATGAATTCTTTAGACGTCACTGATCCTCGCTCCGAAACCTGTCTCGATGTCGGGTTTGGCCAGACCCTTCTACTTGATCCGCGGGAGGATCTGTTGGGGGGATTGACGATAGAGCGCGTGTTCACCACTGACGGCAGGAATCCGTACGAAACGATCACATGGGAGCGGCGCGACGTGGTGATCATGGATTGGAAGACCGGCAAGCCCAGCTACGAGCGCAAAGGAGTCGAGGTGCCATCCTTTTGGGCAGAGAACGCCCTTAAGATTACGGCGAGCAAGTACCTGTTCGGTCGAGATCCGGAGACACCGGAGTATGAGGATTCCTTGCGACACGCTTTCGACCGCATCTCCAATACTTACACGGTTTGGGGATGGAGGCACGGGTATTTCGCAACCGAGGCGGATGCCTTGGCCTACAATCACGAGCTCAAGTACTTGCTGGCCTTCCAGATGTGGGCGCCGAATTCGCCGGTTTGGTTCAATATCGGTCATTGGGAGCAATGGCGCTGGGGCCGGCCTGACCTGCGAAAGTCGATGGAGAATCGCGGGAACCGAGCGTTCAAGGCGATCCTGCCGGAGGATGCTGTTGACGATACGAATTTGGAGGTGAGAGAGGTATCCAACGCGTACATACACCCTCAGGCGTCGGCCTGTTTTCTGATGGGGATTGAAGACTCCATGGAGAAGATTCTCAGCCATCAAATCGCGGAAGGCGGAGTTTTTTCCAGCGGTTCGGGAATAGGAGTAAACCTCTCGTCGATTCGCTCCTCCAAGGAACCGATCGCTGGCAAGGGATTTGCCTCCGGGCCGATCTCTTTCGACAAGGGCTTTGATCGCATGGCGGGTGCCATCAAGTCGGGGGGTAAGACGCGACGTGCGGCGCGTATGGTTCTGCTCTTCGCCGATCATCCTGACATTTTCGAATTCATCTCCACCAAGAACCAGCAGGAAGACATCGGTAAGATCGTGCTACGTGAGCACAACGTGTCGGTAGCCCTGAAGAAGAAGGCGGAAGAGTATGCGGTGAAGGGCTCGCCCGCGGAGCGCATGGCGGCTCGTATCGTGCTCGACATGCCGATGGTGACGGATCGTCAATACGATGCAGGGATGGACGATCTGCTCTACGGAGAGACCTTGGGGCACCAAAACGCGAACCATTCGGTTTCGCTCAAAGGGGACTTCTGGAAGGCTTACCAAACGAAGGGGGAGTACGCGACGCGTTGGGTGAGCGATCCTACCAAGGTGGAGGATACCTTCAAGGCGGAGAGTATACTCGATGCGATTGCGGAATGCGTTTGGCACAATGCGGAGCCCGGCACCCACAACAACGATTTCATCAACATTTGGAATCCGGTGAAGTCGGATGGGGATATCTCTACCAGCAATCCTTGTTCGGAGTACCTGCACCTCAACTTCACCTCATGCAATCTATCCAGCTTCAATGTATTCAGGTTCTACGATCGTGACGCGAAGCAGATGAAGGTTGAGGAGCTACAGAAGGCGATCCGGCTCGCCATGATCGCTGCGGACCTGAACGTGGAGGAAGGAGGTTTCCCCATTCCGGAAATTGCGGCCGGAACCTATCGCTACCGCACCACGGGAATTGGCTATGCGAACGTCGGCGGTTTGCTCATGGCCTTGGGTATCCCCTACGACAGTGACGAGGGGCGCTTGATTGCCAGCCAGCTCGTGAGCTTGCTGACTTCGACTTGCTGGAAAGCTAGCGCTGAGATGGGGCAGGAGCTAGGCGCGTATCCAAGATTTGAATCTACCGAATCCGATTTGCGCGAAGTACTCGAGCTTCACAAAGCCGTGCAAGACCTTTCGGGTGCGTTCAGCGCAGGTAAGGACATCGAAAAGGAAGCGGAATCCATCTTCAAGAGATCCGGTTCGCGGCTGCCGATCGCTCAAGGTTTGACCGCTCTCGATGTGCTTAGAGGTTATGCCAAAAGTTTTGAGAATCACTCCGTAGATGCTCCAGTCATTGCCCAGCAACTGCAGGATGTGAACGCGGCGACTTGGAGCGAGGTTGTCGCTGCCAAGCGATTCCGCAACAGCTTCACAACCGTGATGGCGCCGACGGGTACGATCTCAGCTCCCATGGGTGTCTACGACGAAGGCACTACCTCAGCCGAACCAGACTATACCTTGGTCAAGTACAAGAACTTGTCGGGAGGAGGCATGCTCAAGATGTTCAACACGCTGGCGCTTGAGGGGCTTCGTACCCAAGGTTACACTACGCAGCAAGTTTGCGAGGCAGCGTTAGAGGTGGCAGGTTTGGACGGGCTTTATACCGCCTGTGGCGCAAGTATGGCCAGAGTTGTGAAGCACCTCAGGCAATTCATCGACGAGAGCCAAATCGGACCGATCCGGCATCAACTCAACGAGCTTATCGGCTTCAAAATGGGAGACATTTCGAAGCTGGAAGCCTATCTCACGGAACTGAGGGAGAAAGGGCAGAACGGCTCGGCGGAACCAGAAGAAGCAGTCGTGTTGGCAGGAGCCAGCCACGTGGAGGACATTCCCTGGTTGAAGCCCGAACACGTTGCCGCCTTCGACTGCTCGGCAACTTCAGGAAGCGGCACTCGTTCAATTTTGGCGAAGGGCCACATGCGTATGCTTGGAGCGATACAGCCTTTTCTCTCGGGAGCTACGTCGAAAACGGTTAACTTGCCTTACTCTGCGACGCGGGAGGACATCAAGCAGTGCCTCGTAGACTGCCACGAGATGGGAGTTAAGTGCGTGGCGCTTTACCGGGCGGACTCGAAGGGTATTTCTGTTTTCAACGTCGATACGCCGGAAGGCCGGAAGTGGAATCCTGAATACGTTTGGAACAAGCTCGTGGAGGGCGTGCGAGAACAGGTGGGCGAGATCGTCAAGGAAGCCAGCAAGCCGCGTCGTGTCCGCTTGCCCGGTCGCCGTATTTCCCAGACCTTGAAGTTTGAAGTGGGGGGAGGATTGATGGAAGGCTTCCTCACGGTCGGGATTTATCCAGACGGAAGTTGTGGCGAAGTTTTCGGGCGGGTGGGCCAAGCCGGCTCTTTCGCTAACGGCATGTTCGAGAGCTTCTGCAAGGCGTTTTCAATTTCGCTGCAGTATGGCGTGCCGCTTTCCAGTTTGATCGAATCCTTCCGCTACACGGCGTTTGACCCAAGCGGCTTCACTAAGGTGGGCGACCAGGATGGAGTGGCTGACCAAATCAAGACCTGCAAGAGCGTCGTCGATGCGATGATGCAGATTTTGCAGTGGCTCTTCCCGGAGTCCAACGGTGAAAAGCTAATTGATTTTGCGGGAGCTCCGGCTCCGGCGGTGGCTGCTCAGAACGGGGCGGTGACGATCAAGCCCGCAGATCCAGACGGAATCAAGTCGTCGCTTTTTAAGAGTATCCAAAATAAAAGCGCAGAGTCTTGTCCCAAGTGTGGATCGATGGCCTACGTGCACGACGGGAAATGTCGTTCTTGCAGAGACTGCGGATTCAAGGATGGCGGCTGCGGCGAGTAG
- a CDS encoding ABC-F family ATP-binding cassette domain-containing protein, translating into MITLRNICLQYGERYLFRDATATIGAKDRIGLVGANGAGKTTLLKLIAGVEAYDSGGIDKANYVSIGYLPQDGIAAHGKTLFDEVHTAFSNVIELKQKIDAANIRLNELDTASEEYAETLELLGEMELQLEDLDVARIPSRIESILLGLGFKSTDMHRMTDEFSGGWQMRIALAKLLLAQPSLLLLDEPTNHLDVESQAWLEDFLRRYHGSLLMVSHDRAFLDSLITRTFEVYQGALTVYTGNYSKYETQSVERRAQLEKAYAKQQRELAKTQQFIDRFRAKATKARQVQSRIKALEKVDRIEIEQEADQVAFSFPEPPRSGQNVIEVKNLRKCYGDLEVIHSANIRIERGDRIAVVGVNGAGKTTLAKILAGVEPFQSGERIVGGNTSISYFAQHQADELDPELDIFETIERVAEVGNNTSLRTILGSFLFQGDDVFKKVKVLSGGERNRVALAKMLVQPANFLILDEPTNHLDIRSQDVLRGALDEFPGTFLIVSHNRDFLDSIVTKVLEVRKDGLSLHPGNVSDYLTRLASRSAPSREATTRPQKPAPQTPSTNTQNPKELRRLKAQKQAQLKPLTDKLKKVEALIAELESQQSEYENLMADPDFYKDANKSQKVLTTYDSNKSKVETAYEEWSDLTDQIAAAE; encoded by the coding sequence GTGATCACTCTCCGCAACATCTGCCTTCAATACGGCGAACGTTACCTATTCCGCGATGCCACCGCAACGATCGGTGCCAAAGACCGCATCGGACTCGTCGGAGCCAATGGAGCCGGCAAAACGACCCTTCTCAAGCTCATCGCCGGAGTAGAAGCCTACGACTCCGGCGGTATCGATAAAGCCAACTACGTATCCATCGGATACCTACCTCAGGACGGTATCGCTGCCCACGGAAAGACGCTTTTTGACGAGGTTCATACCGCCTTCTCAAACGTCATCGAGCTCAAGCAAAAGATTGATGCGGCAAACATCCGTCTCAACGAACTGGATACCGCCTCCGAAGAATACGCCGAAACCCTCGAGCTCCTCGGCGAGATGGAACTCCAGCTGGAAGACCTTGACGTCGCCCGCATTCCCTCCCGCATCGAATCCATACTCCTCGGCCTCGGCTTCAAGTCCACCGACATGCATCGCATGACCGACGAGTTCTCCGGAGGGTGGCAAATGCGCATCGCCCTCGCCAAGCTCCTGCTCGCCCAGCCATCGCTACTGCTTCTCGACGAACCGACCAACCATCTCGACGTAGAGTCCCAAGCTTGGCTGGAAGACTTTCTCAGACGCTACCACGGCTCTCTCCTCATGGTCTCGCACGACCGAGCGTTCCTAGACTCCCTCATCACCCGCACCTTCGAAGTCTACCAAGGCGCCCTCACCGTCTACACAGGCAACTACTCAAAGTACGAGACGCAGTCGGTCGAACGACGCGCCCAGCTCGAAAAAGCGTACGCCAAGCAACAACGCGAACTCGCCAAAACCCAGCAGTTCATCGACCGCTTCCGGGCCAAAGCCACCAAAGCGCGTCAGGTCCAGTCCCGCATCAAGGCGCTAGAAAAAGTAGATCGCATCGAGATCGAGCAGGAAGCCGACCAAGTGGCATTTTCATTCCCCGAGCCTCCGCGCTCCGGACAAAACGTCATCGAAGTCAAAAACCTGCGCAAGTGCTACGGCGACCTCGAAGTCATCCACTCCGCAAATATTCGCATTGAACGCGGCGACCGCATCGCAGTCGTCGGCGTCAACGGGGCCGGCAAGACGACCCTCGCCAAAATCCTGGCCGGAGTCGAACCCTTCCAATCCGGAGAACGTATCGTCGGTGGCAATACAAGCATCTCCTACTTCGCCCAACATCAGGCCGACGAGCTCGATCCCGAACTGGATATATTCGAGACGATAGAACGCGTCGCCGAGGTCGGCAACAATACCAGCCTGCGGACCATTCTCGGCTCTTTCCTCTTTCAAGGCGACGACGTCTTCAAGAAAGTGAAAGTCCTTTCCGGCGGCGAACGCAACCGTGTCGCCCTTGCCAAGATGCTCGTCCAACCCGCGAATTTCCTAATCCTCGACGAGCCCACGAACCACCTCGACATCCGCTCTCAAGACGTGCTGCGCGGCGCCCTCGACGAATTCCCCGGCACCTTCCTGATCGTCTCGCACAACCGCGACTTCCTCGACTCCATCGTCACCAAAGTCCTCGAAGTCCGCAAAGACGGACTCTCCCTCCACCCCGGAAACGTATCCGATTACCTAACACGACTTGCAAGTAGGAGCGCCCCTAGTCGCGAAGCCACAACCCGACCACAAAAGCCCGCACCCCAGACTCCAAGCACCAATACCCAGAACCCCAAGGAGCTGCGACGACTCAAAGCCCAGAAGCAAGCCCAGCTCAAGCCGCTCACAGACAAGCTCAAGAAAGTCGAAGCTCTCATCGCCGAACTAGAGTCGCAGCAATCTGAATACGAAAATCTGATGGCTGATCCCGACTTCTACAAGGACGCCAACAAGTCGCAGAAAGTACTCACGACCTACGACTCCAACAAGTCAAAGGTCGAAACCGCTTACGAAGAGTGGTCCGACCTCACCGACCAAATCGCCGCGGCCGAGTAG
- the ligA gene encoding NAD-dependent DNA ligase LigA — protein MAEAELRDRWMQLKAEIAYHDELYYQKAAPEISDAAYDALKQEFLRLDALFGAEEGHRRVGDDRGNGQGTAVHLSPMLSLDKAYSKSELERFHHQVAALAGREDISYSIEPKVDGMAVSVLFEDGKFVRAVTRGDGESGVIVSENVKRIDGFRTQLLGDSHPRRMELRGEVFVRFEDFVRINERRLARGEEAFAHPRSVAAGSVKLSDPAVFADRGLSIVFFAMGACEPNEDAPARQADFFEQARAWGLPVLEERMEVRGKLELLQSAEAMQDERLNYAYPTDGTVVKVDSFALQSRLGESRDAPHWALAYKSNGTQVESRLLSVTFQVGRSGALTPVAELEEVLISGSRVSRASLHSLPEIRRLDLRVGDSVFLKKAGEIIPQIVAVNYAKRNPSSLPIEAPLRCPSCATRLEYEEGQAKAFCRASACPERNKRRLEHYVSSAAMDFEGWGPVTISCLVDRGYVRDIADLYGVSRSMLGEFEHLGEESAAALIEAREASKRRELWRFVFGIGIPGIGEVRAQSLAARISEASDLLESDGIDWMPHERKALEAYFGESGRRRELEALVAVGACIRENVTGERGELPLVGKVFVFTGRLDSCTRAEATRLIESVGGRVRKSVTELSDYLVVGSSPGQKLQDAESRGVSILSEGEFLALVRP, from the coding sequence TTGGCTGAGGCGGAGTTGAGGGATCGCTGGATGCAGCTCAAAGCGGAAATCGCATACCACGACGAACTCTATTACCAGAAGGCCGCTCCGGAAATTAGCGATGCTGCCTACGATGCCTTGAAGCAGGAGTTTCTCCGTTTGGACGCCCTTTTCGGAGCAGAAGAGGGGCATCGCCGAGTGGGAGACGATCGAGGCAATGGACAGGGGACAGCTGTCCATTTGTCCCCGATGTTGAGTCTGGATAAAGCGTATTCAAAATCTGAATTGGAACGCTTTCACCATCAGGTTGCCGCTTTGGCGGGCCGAGAGGACATTTCTTATTCGATTGAACCCAAGGTCGATGGGATGGCGGTGAGCGTGTTGTTCGAGGATGGGAAATTTGTACGGGCGGTGACGCGAGGAGATGGCGAATCGGGAGTTATCGTTTCCGAAAATGTGAAGCGAATCGATGGATTTAGAACTCAGTTGCTGGGGGATTCCCATCCGCGGCGGATGGAGTTACGAGGAGAAGTCTTTGTGCGTTTCGAAGACTTCGTGCGAATCAACGAGAGGCGATTAGCCAGAGGGGAGGAGGCTTTTGCCCATCCACGAAGCGTGGCAGCGGGATCCGTGAAGTTGAGCGATCCTGCCGTGTTTGCGGACAGAGGCTTGTCGATCGTCTTTTTTGCCATGGGCGCTTGCGAACCGAATGAGGACGCTCCGGCCCGACAGGCTGACTTCTTCGAGCAGGCCAGGGCTTGGGGCTTGCCGGTTTTGGAGGAACGAATGGAAGTTAGGGGGAAGTTGGAGTTGCTGCAGTCGGCAGAAGCGATGCAAGACGAACGTTTGAACTATGCGTATCCAACGGATGGAACAGTTGTTAAGGTCGATTCCTTCGCCTTGCAATCGCGGTTGGGAGAGAGCCGAGATGCTCCGCACTGGGCCTTGGCTTACAAGTCGAACGGAACTCAAGTCGAATCACGCCTTTTGTCTGTGACCTTCCAAGTCGGGCGCAGCGGAGCGCTGACTCCGGTGGCGGAATTGGAGGAAGTTCTCATTTCAGGCTCTAGGGTGTCGAGAGCGAGCCTTCATAGCCTTCCCGAAATCAGGCGCTTGGACCTCCGCGTGGGCGATTCCGTTTTTCTCAAGAAGGCAGGCGAAATCATCCCGCAAATAGTGGCTGTCAACTATGCGAAACGCAATCCCTCCTCGCTGCCGATTGAAGCTCCGCTTCGTTGTCCCTCGTGCGCGACGCGGCTGGAATACGAGGAGGGCCAAGCCAAGGCCTTTTGCCGAGCGAGCGCTTGTCCGGAGCGAAACAAGCGGCGCTTGGAGCACTATGTGTCTTCTGCAGCAATGGACTTTGAGGGATGGGGACCTGTAACGATTTCTTGCTTGGTGGACCGTGGCTACGTTCGCGACATCGCTGACCTCTATGGTGTGAGCCGCTCGATGCTAGGGGAGTTCGAGCACTTAGGCGAAGAGTCCGCTGCTGCATTGATCGAGGCAAGAGAGGCGAGCAAGCGCAGGGAGTTGTGGCGTTTCGTCTTTGGGATAGGCATACCGGGAATTGGAGAGGTCAGAGCCCAGAGTCTCGCGGCTCGGATCAGCGAGGCGAGTGATTTGCTCGAATCCGATGGGATCGATTGGATGCCTCATGAACGCAAGGCGCTGGAAGCCTATTTCGGCGAGTCCGGAAGGCGAAGGGAACTGGAAGCGTTGGTGGCAGTGGGGGCGTGTATTCGAGAAAACGTTACAGGAGAACGGGGAGAGTTGCCCCTAGTGGGAAAGGTATTTGTCTTCACCGGGCGGCTGGACTCCTGCACGCGGGCGGAGGCTACGCGTTTGATTGAATCTGTGGGTGGAAGGGTGCGAAAGTCGGTAACGGAACTGAGCGACTATCTTGTGGTCGGGAGCTCGCCGGGACAAAAGCTGCAAGATGCGGAGAGTCGGGGAGTCTCTATTTTGAGTGAAGGTGAGTTCCTTGCTCTGGTGAGACCTTGA
- a CDS encoding DUF2383 domain-containing protein, which yields MKTTEINQTPVDICNQLLRGELSAVETYGKAIEKFAREPEATVFIQIRDLHERSVEQLRSQVELMSGVPSDSSGSWGMLVNAVQATANVMGKGSALEVLKRGEVYGMRDYEEALGKSDLDEASSKLIRDVLLPRCRENIVALDQLDDS from the coding sequence ATGAAAACGACAGAGATCAATCAAACACCCGTGGACATTTGCAACCAGCTGCTCAGGGGGGAGTTGTCAGCAGTGGAAACCTATGGCAAGGCGATCGAGAAGTTTGCTCGCGAGCCGGAGGCGACGGTCTTCATCCAAATTCGAGACCTCCATGAACGCAGCGTCGAGCAGCTACGAAGCCAAGTCGAGCTGATGTCGGGAGTTCCTAGCGATTCCTCCGGATCGTGGGGAATGCTCGTCAACGCGGTGCAGGCTACCGCGAACGTGATGGGAAAAGGCTCCGCGCTCGAAGTGCTCAAGCGTGGGGAAGTCTATGGGATGAGGGATTACGAGGAAGCCTTGGGCAAGAGCGACCTAGACGAAGCATCCTCGAAGCTGATCCGCGACGTCTTGCTGCCGCGCTGCCGCGAGAACATCGTGGCATTGGACCAACTGGACGACAGCTAG
- a CDS encoding sensor histidine kinase yields the protein MFTSSRKLTLKRGRVLASLLGGVSLATMLCVFVGIVFWVSLTLRDDLREQLTSRDESVLGMLLSHQIKQKEASTLLFSFEVLAEEDLWTSLLEVASAEGVFAAQLYDEEGTLLRSTSEALKPVAIAEEGLVSAILGDGWTEFSDSVALSEIMDLGYRQDQLIPVQTVYLPLHSSQGEFLGIGRVLIEGSALRSSFELLNQRIVTQALVAGGLGSLLLVLLFFVAWTSLNRAKEAVARQARRLRKANAELAMLARTSALGSVTAHLIHGLRNPLAGVQQAVRGGGLGSEGAAENDELREIREASSRMQGMVDEVVSLLQGAEGGVDDFDLTVSEIADDLKAKFANVSEKGKVRFDWNAAGEGELDSYRARVVMLVATNLIQNAIDASPEDGLVQVTLVGEEKGLEVTVKDEGNGIAADAMEEIFMPKVSAKEGGAGIGLPISSQMARYLKGRLTCRNRDSVGAAFKLFVPWEG from the coding sequence ATGTTTACTTCCTCTAGAAAACTAACTCTCAAGCGAGGCCGCGTTTTGGCCTCGCTCCTAGGAGGCGTTTCCCTCGCGACGATGCTCTGCGTTTTCGTCGGGATCGTTTTTTGGGTTTCCCTGACTCTGCGGGATGACCTGAGAGAGCAATTGACCTCGAGAGACGAATCGGTGCTGGGCATGTTGCTCTCGCATCAGATCAAGCAGAAGGAGGCTAGCACCTTGCTCTTCTCGTTCGAAGTCTTGGCGGAGGAAGACCTCTGGACTTCCTTGCTGGAAGTGGCTTCCGCGGAAGGTGTTTTCGCAGCGCAGCTCTACGACGAGGAAGGAACGCTTCTGCGATCCACATCTGAAGCCTTGAAACCGGTGGCGATCGCGGAGGAGGGATTGGTCTCCGCGATTTTAGGGGATGGGTGGACAGAGTTCAGCGATTCGGTTGCCTTGTCGGAAATCATGGACCTTGGCTACCGTCAGGATCAGCTGATTCCGGTGCAGACGGTGTACCTGCCCCTGCACTCCTCGCAAGGTGAGTTCTTGGGGATCGGTCGAGTGTTGATCGAAGGATCGGCCTTGCGTAGCTCGTTCGAGCTGCTCAACCAGCGAATCGTGACGCAGGCCTTGGTGGCTGGTGGACTGGGAAGCCTTTTGCTGGTGTTGCTGTTCTTCGTTGCTTGGACCAGCCTGAATCGTGCGAAGGAGGCAGTTGCCCGGCAGGCTCGAAGGCTCCGCAAAGCGAATGCTGAACTGGCGATGCTAGCTCGCACTTCTGCGCTTGGATCTGTAACCGCTCACCTGATACACGGACTGCGTAACCCCTTGGCTGGAGTGCAGCAGGCGGTACGTGGCGGTGGCTTGGGGAGTGAAGGGGCTGCGGAAAACGATGAGTTGCGAGAAATTCGGGAGGCCTCGAGTCGCATGCAAGGCATGGTAGACGAGGTGGTTTCTCTGCTGCAAGGAGCGGAAGGGGGAGTGGACGATTTTGATCTGACCGTTTCGGAAATCGCGGACGACCTGAAAGCTAAGTTCGCAAATGTTTCGGAAAAAGGCAAAGTGCGCTTCGATTGGAACGCGGCTGGCGAAGGTGAACTGGATTCGTATCGAGCGAGGGTTGTAATGCTTGTCGCGACAAACTTGATACAGAACGCAATCGATGCTTCGCCAGAGGACGGTTTGGTGCAGGTTACTTTAGTGGGCGAAGAAAAAGGCCTCGAAGTCACGGTCAAGGACGAGGGCAATGGAATCGCCGCGGATGCCATGGAAGAGATCTTCATGCCCAAGGTCAGCGCCAAGGAAGGCGGCGCAGGCATCGGGCTGCCGATCAGCTCGCAAATGGCGCGCTACCTGAAGGGTCGCTTGACTTGTCGCAATCGCGATTCGGTCGGAGCTGCCTTTAAATTGTTCGTTCCGTGGGAAGGGTAA